TACATGCTGGCTGAAATGGGCCTGCTGAAGCGTTTCCTTAAGCTCAAGTGGATGCCCATAGTCAACGCGGCCGAATTCACCTATATCCGCGACATTAAGCCGCTGCAGAAATTCACCATCGAGAGCCGTGTTGTCGGTTGGGACGAAAAATATTTTTATATTGATCAGCGTTTTATCAGCGATCGCGGCCTGCACTGCATAGTGCATGTGCGTGGGGTGTTTGTGTGTAACCGCAAGCAGGTACCCATCAGTGAGCTGGTGCGGGAAGCGGGCTATGAAGGCGAAGCGCCTGAATTGTCGCCCGAAGTGCAAAAATGGAAGGCGTTCCTGCAGCTCAAGAAAGAGCGCAACACCTGAGGGCGCAAGGCCGTCAGGGGATCAGTTTCAGCCCTGTGACATCCTCTGCGGCGGCGAGCGCTGCCTCCTCTGCGACCAGCTCCCAGGCACCTCTGAGCTTGGCCTGCTGGCGGTAACGACAGAGGTTTTCCAAATCCAGCAAGGACAAGAGCTCAAAAGCGGGCTCAAGGCAGGGGACCAGGGCGCAGTCTGCCAGGGTAAAGCCATCCCCCACCAGCCAATGGGAGTCGGCCAGCTCATCATCAATGCCGGCGAGCACCTGCAGCAAGCGCTGCTTAACCTGCGCCATGGCCAGCTCATTGCGATGTTCCGGCGCCATACCCAGCTGCTGCTCCAGCAAAAACAGCTGATTGCTGATGTCATTGTCGATAATTCTGTCCCACAGCCGCACCCGCAGGCACTCGGCTCTGTCTCTTGGCAGCAGCTGCGAGCCCCCCGGTACATGCAGGTCCAGATACTCAATAATGATGGTGGATTCGGGTAACAGGCTGCCGTCGGCACACTTGAGCAGCGGCAGCTTGCAGGGAGGGTAAATCTTGCTGAACGCCTGACGTTGAATCGGGTCCCTGAGCTCTGTTACCCGGGGAAAAAAGTTGACCTGCTTTTCGTACAATCCAAGCAGTACCTTCTGGGAGTATCGCGACAGCGGGTGGTAAAAGAGCTCCATGGAATACGGCTCCCAATCAAACGCCCTTTGTTTAATTTAGTTGGTTTTAGCGGGATTGGATCAACCGCTCCTTCAGAAAGTCGAGAAATACCCTTACCCTCGGGGGCGTATTCTCCTTGTAGGGATGCAGGGCATACACACCGCCCTCACGCAAATGATAATCCGGTAAAAGCAATTCAAGCGCCCCTGACGCCAAATGCTCGGTCACCAGATTATCGGGCAGAATTGCCACGCCCAGCCCCTGCAACGCCATGGCAATCAGGCCATTGGTGCTGTTGCAACTGATAAAAGGGGTGATCCTCACCCGAAACTCTTCACCCTGACCATTGTGCAGCGTCCAGCTTTTGGGAAGATGGCTTGAGGCATGTGCCAGCCACTGATGATGCTGCAGGTTGTCGGGATGCAAAGGTTTTCCATGAGCTGCCACATACTCCGGACTGGCCACCAGCTGCTCATCAAAACTGCCAAGTTTAATGGCCCTGAACTCCGAATCCTCTGGCCAACCGGCCTGAATGGCCACATCAATTTGATGCTCAAGCAGGTTCAGCTTGCTGTCCTCCAGCATCAGCGTCAGACGGATATTGGGATATCGGCGATGAAAGTCGCCAATAAGGGGCAGCAGATTGTGCTCACCCAGGCCGACCGGCGCCGTCACCCTAAGGCTTCCATGAAGATGTTCATCCGCTGGACGGGTCACGGCTTCGGCCTGTCTTGCCAGCTGCAGCAACTCGCCGCAGTAATGGAAAAACTCCCGCCCATCTTCGGTCAGACTGATGCGCCTCGTGGTGCGGTGAAGCAGCTCACAGCCCAAACGCTCTTCCAGCTTTTTCAGGTGCTGGCTTACCATGGAGCGGCTGATCCCCAGCACTTCAGCGGCCAGCGTCAGTGAACCCTGCTCAACAACCGAAGCAAACACCAACATGCGATACAACTGAGAAGCGTCCATGGGCGACCTTTTGTTAAGTTTGAATTACCAAAGATATAAGTAAATCACTCATTATCCGATTTCGCCATGGGAATAAACTGAGCACCTCATTCATACCAACCTTGAGGTACTCAAAATGATACTGATACTCGGCGCCAGCGGTGAACTGGCCACCCTTACAGCCAATGCCCTGAAAGCTCTCGGTAATACCGACCCTGTCCGACTGGGCAGCCGCTCTGTAGACAGGCTGAATACCGCGCTCGGCCAGGCCGTGTTTGCCGACTATGACCAGCCCGATTCTCTGGATGCTGCCATGGAGGGGGTCGACAAGGTGCTGTTTATTTCCGGCAACACCGCCAACGATGCCCGTCTGGTTCAGCATCTTAATGTGATTGCCGCCGCCAAAAAGGCCGGTATCTCCCAATTGGTGTACACCAGTTTTCAATCGCCCTCGCTGGACAGCGCCTTCAGTTTTGGCGCAAGCCACGCCGCCACCGAGGCTGCCATCCGCGCCGCAGCTATCCCAGCAACTGTGGTGCGTAACGCCTTTTACGCCGAGCTGCAACTGATGGGCCTGAGCCACACCCTTGAAACCGGCGTACTGACCCATGCCGCGGCAGAGGGACGCTTTGCCCCGGTGAGCAAAC
The window above is part of the Shewanella litorisediminis genome. Proteins encoded here:
- a CDS encoding LysR family transcriptional regulator yields the protein MDASQLYRMLVFASVVEQGSLTLAAEVLGISRSMVSQHLKKLEERLGCELLHRTTRRISLTEDGREFFHYCGELLQLARQAEAVTRPADEHLHGSLRVTAPVGLGEHNLLPLIGDFHRRYPNIRLTLMLEDSKLNLLEHQIDVAIQAGWPEDSEFRAIKLGSFDEQLVASPEYVAAHGKPLHPDNLQHHQWLAHASSHLPKSWTLHNGQGEEFRVRITPFISCNSTNGLIAMALQGLGVAILPDNLVTEHLASGALELLLPDYHLREGGVYALHPYKENTPPRVRVFLDFLKERLIQSR
- a CDS encoding glutathione S-transferase family protein encodes the protein MELFYHPLSRYSQKVLLGLYEKQVNFFPRVTELRDPIQRQAFSKIYPPCKLPLLKCADGSLLPESTIIIEYLDLHVPGGSQLLPRDRAECLRVRLWDRIIDNDISNQLFLLEQQLGMAPEHRNELAMAQVKQRLLQVLAGIDDELADSHWLVGDGFTLADCALVPCLEPAFELLSLLDLENLCRYRQQAKLRGAWELVAEEAALAAAEDVTGLKLIP
- a CDS encoding NmrA family NAD(P)-binding protein; translation: MILILGASGELATLTANALKALGNTDPVRLGSRSVDRLNTALGQAVFADYDQPDSLDAAMEGVDKVLFISGNTANDARLVQHLNVIAAAKKAGISQLVYTSFQSPSLDSAFSFGASHAATEAAIRAAAIPATVVRNAFYAELQLMGLSHTLETGVLTHAAAEGRFAPVSKQDLAEALARILMTDGHRGKTYELTGPELLSHADIAALIGKLSGKDISTNTISAEAQVDALLQMGLPVFLAKALGGASRAIAAGEYDKQSDDLARLLGRAPTRLAAVIEGALKPN
- a CDS encoding thioesterase family protein encodes the protein MNLYFRLIWLFLWRVRHCRSIGFLDTSTIEYRALPSDCDINMHLTNSRYPAFMDLARTYMLAEMGLLKRFLKLKWMPIVNAAEFTYIRDIKPLQKFTIESRVVGWDEKYFYIDQRFISDRGLHCIVHVRGVFVCNRKQVPISELVREAGYEGEAPELSPEVQKWKAFLQLKKERNT